One genomic segment of Carassius carassius chromosome 21, fCarCar2.1, whole genome shotgun sequence includes these proteins:
- the LOC132098184 gene encoding ubiquitin carboxyl-terminal hydrolase 49-like: MDRCKHVVRFRLGQGHSILNPQMWSCVDCGTTESVWACLKCAHVACGRYMEEHSQSHYQMTQHPLAMDVRELDVFCFACGDYALNDNVEGDLKLLRGALSTVRSPGQRSLRSSTSDGGVRVREVARDGAMQTALWHRRKTLLQSALRCWRSRQQEQHREREEKQEQEREEKRRQRREVKKRLMGELANVPPRKSARLLTQAPRTTLALIPRKFREPPERLPSAPKQSLLSLSNKPLSRKPLRNAGRLHRYHSSQTSRRRKPAPGVTGLRNLGNTCYMNSILQVLSHLQKFRECFLTLDLCETEELLAKTNHSQGALSALGRMGGASGGTFCKQNITPSLSSAELVQPKEPRSSARQQMSLCHELHTLFRVMWSGRWSLVSPFAMLHSVWNLIPAFRGYDQQDAQEFLCELLDKVQQELESDGPKKHILIPITQRKLSKQVLKVLNTIFHGQLLSQVTCLSCKRKSNTVEPFWDLSLEFPERYHRMEKPSAAACRQSCSLSEMLAKFTETEDLEGCIYACNFCNRKRRKSSHKPLSLSEASKQLLICRLPQVLRLHLKRFRWSGRNHREKIGVHVAFDQVLNIQPYCCSDAAPTPQREAYTYDLSAVVMHHGKGFGSGHYTAYCYNTEGGFWVHCNDSEMNVCSVEEVCGTQAYILFYTQRSS, from the exons ATGGATCGCTGTAAGCATGTGGTGCGGTTCCGCCTGGGCCAGGGCCACTCCATCCTCAACCCGCAGATGTGGAGCTGCGTTGACTGCGGCACTACGGAGTCCGTATGGGCTTGTCTGAAGTGCGCTCACGTGGCGTGCGGCCGCTACATGGAGGAACACTCCCAGAGTCACTACCAGATGACGCAGCACCCGCTAGCCATGGACGTACGTGAACTGGACGTTTTCTGTTTTGCGTGTGGAGATTACGCATTGAACGATAATGTTGAGGGCGACCTGAAGCTCCTTCGGGGGGCACTATCTACCGTCCGCAGCCCTGGTCAGCGCTCCCTGCGTTCATCAACGTCCGATGGTGGAGTTAGAGTGCGCGAGGTTGCGCGGGATGGTGCTATGCAGACGGCATTGTGGCACCGGCGGAAAACTCTCCTTCAAAGTGCCTTGCGCTGCTGGAGGAGCCGACAGCAGGAGCAACACCGGGAGCGCGAGGAGAAGCAGGAGCAAGAGCGAGAGGAGAAGCGAAGACAACGCAGGGAAGTCAAGAAGCGGCTCATGGGAGAACTAGCCAATGTGCCTCCGAGGAAAAGCGCACGGCTGCTCACCCAGGCTCCTCGTACGACTCTCGCACTTATTCCTCGGAAGTTCCGTGAACCTCCGGAACGTCTCCCTTCAGCTCCCAAACAGTCCCTGCTGTCGCTATCCAACAAGCCCCTGTCGCGCAAACCACTTCGTAACGCAGGTCGCCTGCACCGATATCACTCCTCACAGACGTCACGTCGCAGGAAGCCTGCGCCCGGAGTCACGGGATTGCGCAACCTCGGGAACACGTGTTACATGAACTCCATTCTCCAGGTGCTGAGTCACTTGCAGAAGTTCAGGGAGTGTTTCCTCACACTGGACCTGTGTGAGACCGAGGAGCTGCTCGCTAAGACCAACCACTCGCAGGGAGCCCTCAGTGCGCTGGGACGCATGGGGGGGGCGAGCGGCGGCACCTTCTGCAAACAGAACATCACGCCTAGCCTGAGCTCGGCAGAACTGGTGCAGCCGAAAGAGCCGCGGTCCTCGGCTCGGCAGCAGATGTCACTGTGTCACGAGCTGCACACGCTCTTCAGGGTCATGTGGTCGGGGCGCTGGTCACTGGTGTCTCCGTTTGCCATGCTGCACTCCGTGTGGAACCTGATCCCGGCGTTCCGCGGATACGACCAGCAGGACGCGCAAGAGTTCTTGTGTGAGCTTCTGGACAAAGTCCAGCAGGAACTGGAGTCCGACGGACCCAAGAAACACATCCTGATTCCAATCACACAGCGGAAACTGTCCAAACAAGTCCTTAAAGTGCTCAACACTATCTTCCACGGACAGCTGCTCAGCCAG GTCACGTGTCTGTCCTGCAAGCGCAAGTCGAACACGGTGGAGCCGTTCTGGGATTTGTCTCTGGAGTTCCCAGAAAGATACCACCGCATGGAGAAGCCCAGCGCCGCGGCGTGTCGACAGAGCTGCTCGCTGTCAGAGATGCTCGCCAAGTTCACCGAGACCGAGGATTTGGAGGGCTGCATTTACGCCTGCAACTTCTGCAACA GAAAGCGGCGTAAATCATCCCATAAGCCCCTGTCTCTTTCGGAGGCGTCTAAGCAGTTACTCATCTGCCGTTTACCTCAGGTGCTGCGGCTACACCTCAAACGCTTCCG GTGGTCCGGTCGCAATCACAGGGAGAAGATCGGTGTCCACGTGGCTTTTGATCAGGTCCTGAATATACAACCATACTGCTGCTCGGACGCCGCTCCGACGCCGCAGAGAGAAGCCTACACCTATGACCTATCTGCTGTAGTGATGCATCATGGGAAAGGCTTTGGCTCAGGGCACTACACGGCCTACTGTTATAACACTGAAGGAG GGTTCTGGGTTCACTGTAACGACTCGGAGATGAACGTGTGCAGTGTGGAGGAGGTGTGTGGCACTCAGGCCTACATCCTGTTCTACACGCAGCGCTCCTCGTAG